One genomic segment of Danio rerio strain Tuebingen ecotype United States chromosome 11, GRCz12tu, whole genome shotgun sequence includes these proteins:
- the LOC101882447 gene encoding uncharacterized protein gives MHPGPSPQVVKSLPPSQEDGGEGEDNSDMTSVNTSCTEICGPGQWGRSCSKICLVKLYPKGNKDMAIKAYVILDDQSNRSLARPEFFELFNLESEQFTYNLRTCSGTVETSGRKAEGFQIESLDGRVLISLPPLIECHEIMNNRFEIPTPNAVLHQPHLRHIAKYIPDLEPEAEILLLLGRDVIRAHKVRQQVNGPNNAPFAQRLDLGWVVIGEVCLGNVHKPTVNTFKTSVLETGRHSIFQPSTSFMQVKEKQQSSVFKKATEMTLGQTVFCKTEHDNKPAPSVEDTTFLKIMDTNVFRNKSNSWVAPLPFKEPRQRLPNNKEQAINRFSSLQRTLKRKPEMQQQYVEFMEKIFTNGHAEVAPPLKEEDECWYLPTFGVYHPQKPNQIRVVFDSSACYSGVSLNDVLLTGPDLNNSLVGVLLRFRKERVAILADIQQMFHCFLVRDDHRNFLHFLWYKDNDVNKEIIEYRMNVHVFGNRPSPTVAIYGLQRAIREGAKDHGEDTIKFVERHFYVDDGVVSVPSEAEAIDLLQRTQASLAESNLRLHKFASNSQFVLEAFPPETVLQ, from the coding sequence ATGCACCCTGGCCCATCACCTCAAGTAGTCAAATCTCTTCCACCATCACAAGAGGACGGCGGGGAGGGAGAGGATAATTCTGATATGACGTCCGTCAATACAAGCTGCACAGAGATTTGTGGTCCTGGTCAGTGGGGTCGCTCATGTTCAAAAATCTGCCTTGTAAAGCTGTACCCAAAGGGTAACAAGGACATGGCCATAAAAGCCTATGTAATTCTGGATGACCAGAGCAACCGTTCATTAGCCAGACCAGAATTCTTTGAGCTGTTCAATTTGGAGAGTGAGCAGTTCACATATAATCTTAGAACTTGTTCTGGAACTGTAGAAACATCTGGCAGGAAAGCAGAAGGATTCCAGATTGAGTCTCTGGATGGCAGAGTTCTCATATCTCTTCCACCACTCATTGAGTGTCATGAAATCATGAACAATCGGTTTGAAATTCCAACTCCAAATGCAGTTCTTCACCAGCCTCATCTACGACACATTGCCAAGTACATTCCAGACCTAGAACCAGAAGCAGAAATACTTTTGCTACTAGGAAGAGATGTGATTAGAGCACACAAGGTCAGGCAGCAGGTCAATGGACCAAACAACGCCCCCTTTGCTCAACGTCTGGACCTGGGATGGGTGGTAATAGGAGAGGTGTGCCTGGGGAATGTACACAAGCCCACAGTTAACACATTTAAAACCAGTGTCCTGGAAACTGGTCGTCACTCAATTTTTCAACCCAGTACAAGCTTTATGCAGGTCAAAGAGAAACAACAGAGCAGTGTGTTTAAAAAGGCAACTGAGATGACACTTGGACAGACAGTGTTTTGCAAAACCGAGCATGACAATAAACCTGCCCCTTCTGTGGAGGACACAACCTTCTTGAAAATTATGGACACAAATGTCTTCAGAAATAAATCTAACAGCTGGGTAGCTCCTCTACCATTCAAAGAACCACGCCAACGCTTGCCAAACAACAAGGAGCAAGCTATTAATCGATTCTCAAGCCTGCAACGAACCCTCAAGAGAAAACCTGAGATGCAGCAACAGTATGTGGAATTCATGGAAAAGATCTTTACCAACGGACATGCTGAGGTAGCACCACCACTAAAAGAAGAGGATGAGTGCTGGTATCTTCCCACATTTGGGGTCTACCACCCCCAAAAACCCAATCAGATCAGAGTGGTTTTCGATTCCAGTGCTTGTTACTCTGGCGTCTCTCTCAATGATGTGCTCCTCACTGGCCCTGACCTGAATAATTCCCTTGTTGGTGTCCTGCTACGTTTTCGGAAAGAGAGGGTTGCAATCCTAGCTGATATTCAGCAAATGTTTCATTGTTTTTTGGTGCGTGATGACCACCGCAACTTTCTCCATTTCCTATGGTACAAAGACAACGATGTCAACAAGGAAATTATTGAGTATCGAATGAATGTCCACGTCTTCGGCAATCGTCCATCACCTACCGTGGCAATTTACGGACTACAGAGAGCCATCAGAGAAGGTGCAAAAGATCATGGTGAAGATACCATAAAGTTTGTGGAAAGACATTTCTACGTCGATGATGGTGTGGTATCTGTACCATCTGAAGCAGAAGCTATCGATTTGCTCCAACGAACACAGGCTTCATTAGCTGAGTCAAACCTACGCTTGCACAAGTTTGCTTCAAACTCTCAGTTTGTTTTGGAAGCTTTTCCTCCTGAAACTGTGCTCCAGTGA